A genomic region of Staphylococcus roterodami contains the following coding sequences:
- the typA gene encoding translational GTPase TypA encodes MTNKREDVRNIAIIAHVDHGKTTLVDELLKQSGIFRENEHVDERAMDSNDIERERGITILAKNTAVDYKGTRINILDTPGHADFGGEVERIMKMVDGVVLVVDAYEGTMPQTRFVLKKALEQNLKPVVVVNKIDKPSARPEGVVDEVLDLFIELEANDEQLEFPVVYASAVNGTASLDPEKQDDNLQSLYETIIDYVPAPIDNSDEPLQFQVALLDYNDYVGRIGIGRVFRGKMRVGDNVSLIKLDGTVKNFRVTKIFGYFGLKRLEIEEAQAGDLIAVSGMEDINVGETVTPHDHQEALPVLRIDEPTLEMTFKVNNSPFAGREGDFVTARQIQERLNQQLETDVSLKVSNTDSPDTWVVAGRGELHLSILIENMRREGYELQVSKPQVIIKEIDGVMCEPFERVQCEVPQENSGAVIESLGARKGEMVDMTTTDNGLTRLIFNVPARGMIGYTTEFMSMTRGYGIINHTFEEFRPRIKAQIGGRRNGALISMDQGSASTYAILGLEDRGVNFMEPGTEVYEGMIVGEHNRENDLTVNITKTKHQTNVRSATKDQTQTMNRPRILTLEEALQFINDDELVEVTPESIRLRKKILNKNVREKEAKRIKQMMQENE; translated from the coding sequence ATGACTAATAAAAGAGAAGATGTCCGCAATATAGCAATTATTGCTCACGTTGACCATGGTAAAACAACGCTCGTAGATGAGTTGTTAAAACAATCTGGTATATTCAGAGAAAACGAACATGTTGATGAACGTGCAATGGACTCTAATGACATCGAGAGAGAACGTGGAATAACAATCCTAGCCAAAAATACGGCTGTTGATTATAAAGGTACACGTATTAATATTTTAGATACACCGGGACATGCTGACTTTGGTGGAGAAGTAGAACGTATTATGAAAATGGTAGATGGTGTTGTTTTAGTAGTAGATGCATATGAAGGTACAATGCCTCAAACACGTTTTGTACTTAAAAAAGCATTAGAACAAAACTTAAAACCAGTTGTTGTTGTTAATAAAATTGATAAACCGTCAGCTCGCCCAGAAGGCGTCGTAGATGAAGTATTAGATTTATTTATCGAATTAGAAGCTAATGATGAACAATTAGAATTCCCTGTAGTATATGCTTCAGCTGTAAATGGTACTGCTAGTTTAGATCCTGAAAAACAAGATGATAATTTACAATCTTTATATGAAACAATTATTGATTATGTACCAGCGCCGATTGACAATAGTGATGAACCATTACAATTCCAAGTTGCATTACTTGATTATAATGACTATGTAGGTCGTATAGGTATTGGTCGTGTATTCAGAGGTAAAATGCGCGTTGGCGATAACGTATCTTTAATTAAATTAGATGGTACAGTTAAAAACTTCCGTGTAACTAAAATCTTTGGTTACTTTGGATTAAAACGTCTTGAAATTGAAGAAGCACAAGCTGGTGACTTAATTGCTGTTTCAGGAATGGAAGATATCAACGTTGGTGAAACTGTAACACCACATGATCATCAAGAAGCATTACCAGTATTACGTATTGACGAACCAACACTTGAAATGACTTTTAAAGTAAATAATTCACCATTTGCTGGACGTGAAGGTGATTTCGTAACAGCCCGTCAAATACAAGAGCGTTTAAATCAGCAATTAGAGACTGATGTTTCATTGAAAGTTTCAAATACTGATTCACCGGATACATGGGTCGTTGCTGGACGTGGGGAATTACATTTATCGATTCTAATCGAAAATATGCGTCGTGAAGGGTATGAATTACAAGTATCTAAACCACAAGTAATTATTAAAGAAATTGATGGTGTAATGTGTGAACCATTTGAACGTGTTCAATGTGAAGTACCTCAAGAAAATTCTGGTGCAGTTATTGAATCATTAGGAGCACGTAAAGGTGAAATGGTCGATATGACTACAACTGATAATGGATTAACACGTTTAATCTTCAATGTACCTGCCCGTGGTATGATTGGTTATACAACTGAGTTTATGTCTATGACTAGAGGTTATGGTATTATCAACCATACATTTGAAGAATTCAGACCACGAATTAAAGCTCAAATCGGTGGTCGACGTAATGGTGCTTTAATTTCTATGGACCAAGGATCTGCAAGTACGTATGCAATATTAGGACTTGAAGATAGAGGAGTTAACTTCATGGAACCTGGTACAGAAGTTTATGAAGGTATGATTGTTGGTGAACATAATCGTGAAAATGACTTAACAGTTAATATCACTAAGACTAAACATCAAACAAACGTGCGTTCGGCAACGAAAGACCAAACTCAAACAATGAATAGACCTCGTATTCTAACTTTAGAAGAAGCATTACAATTTATTAATGACGATGAATTGGTTGAGGTTACACCAGAAAGTATCCGTTTGAGAAAGAAAATTTTAAATAAAAACGTTCGTGAAAAAGAAGCAAAACGTATTAAACAAATGATGCAAGAAAACGAATAA
- a CDS encoding YlaN family protein, with the protein MAKQSTMKNAALKQLTNDADEILHLIKVQLDNLTLPSCPLYEEVLDTQMFGLQKEVDFAVKLGLVDREDGKQIMLRLEKELSKLHEAYTLV; encoded by the coding sequence ATGGCGAAACAATCGACAATGAAAAATGCAGCTTTGAAACAATTGACTAATGATGCAGATGAAATCTTACATCTGATTAAAGTCCAACTAGATAATTTAACTTTACCTTCATGCCCATTATATGAAGAAGTACTTGATACTCAAATGTTTGGACTTCAAAAAGAAGTTGATTTTGCAGTGAAATTAGGTTTAGTTGACCGTGAAGACGGCAAACAAATTATGTTACGTCTTGAAAAAGAACTTTCGAAATTACATGAAGCTTATACACTTGTTTAA
- a CDS encoding YlaF family protein has translation MKQKKSKNIFWVFSILAIIFLVLFSFAVGASNVPMMILTFILLVATFGVGFTTKKKYRENDWL, from the coding sequence ATGAAACAAAAAAAATCTAAAAATATCTTTTGGGTATTTTCTATATTAGCTATTATTTTCTTAGTATTATTTAGTTTTGCAGTTGGTGCGTCAAATGTACCAATGATGATTTTAACATTTATACTACTCGTTGCAACCTTTGGTGTTGGATTTACTACAAAGAAAAAGTATCGTGAAAATGATTGGTTGTAA
- a CDS encoding Nramp family divalent metal transporter, whose protein sequence is MNNKQHSTKEQLSLDEINNTIKFDHRSSNKQKFLSFLGPGLLVAVGYMDPGNWITSMQGGAQYGYTLLFVILISSLSAMLLQSMTVRLGIATGMDLAQMTRHYLSRPIAIIFWIIAELAIIATDIAEVIGSAIALNLLFNIPLIVGALITVLDVFLLLFIMKYGFRKIEAIVGTLIFTVLFIFIFEVYISSPQLNEVLNGFIPHKEIITNNGILYIALGIIGATIMPHNLYLHSSIVQSRTYSRHNNEEKAQAIKFATIDSNIQLSIAFVVNCLLLVLGASLFFNSNADDLGGFYDLYHALKTEPLLGATMGAIMSTLFAVALLASGQNSTITGTLAGQIVMEGFLRLHIPNWLRRLITRSLAVIPVIVCLIIFNGNAAKIEQLLVFSQVFLSIALPFCLIPLQLATSNKNLMGPFYNKTWVNIISWTLIIILSILNVYLIVQTFQELQG, encoded by the coding sequence ATGAATAACAAACAACATTCAACAAAAGAACAATTAAGTTTAGATGAAATTAATAATACTATCAAATTCGATCATCGCAGTTCAAATAAACAAAAATTCTTATCATTTCTCGGACCTGGTTTATTAGTAGCAGTTGGTTACATGGATCCTGGGAACTGGATAACATCTATGCAAGGTGGCGCACAATATGGCTATACTTTGCTATTCGTAATTCTTATTTCAAGTTTATCAGCAATGCTACTTCAAAGTATGACGGTAAGATTAGGCATAGCAACAGGTATGGACTTAGCACAAATGACGAGACATTATTTATCAAGACCTATTGCAATTATATTTTGGATTATTGCAGAGCTCGCAATCATTGCCACTGATATTGCAGAAGTTATTGGTAGTGCAATTGCACTTAACCTACTATTTAATATACCTTTAATTGTTGGTGCATTAATAACAGTACTTGACGTGTTTTTACTATTATTTATTATGAAGTATGGTTTCAGAAAAATTGAAGCTATTGTTGGTACTTTAATTTTTACAGTACTATTCATCTTCATATTTGAAGTATATATTTCTTCACCACAATTAAATGAAGTATTGAACGGATTTATACCACATAAAGAAATTATTACTAATAATGGTATTCTTTATATTGCTTTAGGTATTATAGGGGCAACCATTATGCCACATAATTTATATTTACATTCTTCAATTGTCCAATCTAGAACATACTCAAGACATAACAATGAAGAAAAGGCTCAAGCGATTAAATTTGCTACAATTGATTCAAATATTCAATTATCAATCGCATTTGTAGTCAACTGTTTATTACTTGTATTAGGTGCATCACTATTTTTCAATTCCAATGCAGACGATTTAGGTGGTTTCTATGATTTATATCATGCGTTAAAAACTGAACCTTTACTTGGTGCGACAATGGGTGCAATTATGAGTACGTTATTTGCCGTTGCATTACTAGCATCAGGTCAAAATTCAACCATCACTGGTACATTAGCAGGACAAATTGTTATGGAAGGATTTTTAAGATTACACATACCAAATTGGTTACGCCGTTTAATTACCCGTTCACTTGCTGTCATCCCAGTTATTGTATGTTTAATCATCTTTAATGGTAACGCAGCAAAAATAGAACAGTTACTAGTTTTCTCACAAGTATTCTTAAGTATTGCATTGCCATTTTGTTTAATACCTTTACAATTGGCTACTAGTAATAAAAATTTAATGGGTCCATTTTATAATAAAACTTGGGTGAATATTATTTCATGGACACTCATCATAATTTTAAGTATTTTAAATGTATATTTAATCGTCCAAACATTCCAAGAATTACAAGGATAA
- a CDS encoding inositol monophosphatase family protein yields MALYEFAQGLIQEAGIRIKQLMEQNLTIETKSNPNDLVTNVDKATEDYIFDTILKTYPDHQVLGEEGHGHDIDTSQGTVWVVDPIDGTLNFVHQQENFAISIGIFIEGEPYAGFVYDVMADVLYHAKVGEGAFRRNQRLPLLRDSKLKQSIIGINPNWLTKPVLGDIFKDIVNESRSARAYGSAALEIVSVATGNLEAYMTPRLQPWDFAGGLVILNEVKGKASNLLDDSLTISGPNSILVGNCGVHQEIMEDYLNPHRETLINLHQKRFNRKPK; encoded by the coding sequence ATGGCACTTTACGAATTTGCCCAAGGACTTATTCAAGAGGCAGGAATTAGAATTAAACAATTAATGGAGCAAAATTTGACGATTGAAACAAAGTCAAACCCAAATGACCTAGTTACTAATGTTGATAAGGCTACTGAAGATTATATTTTTGATACGATATTAAAAACGTATCCAGACCATCAAGTTTTAGGTGAAGAAGGGCATGGTCATGACATCGATACATCTCAAGGTACGGTATGGGTTGTAGATCCAATCGATGGTACATTAAATTTTGTACACCAGCAAGAAAATTTCGCAATTTCAATCGGTATTTTTATTGAAGGGGAACCTTATGCTGGTTTTGTATATGATGTAATGGCGGATGTATTATACCATGCAAAAGTTGGAGAAGGCGCATTTCGACGAAATCAGCGTTTGCCGCTTTTAAGAGATTCAAAATTAAAGCAAAGTATAATTGGAATAAATCCAAATTGGTTAACTAAACCAGTATTAGGAGATATTTTTAAAGATATCGTTAATGAATCAAGAAGTGCTAGAGCATACGGTAGTGCTGCTCTTGAAATTGTATCTGTTGCGACAGGGAATTTAGAAGCATACATGACACCAAGATTACAGCCATGGGACTTTGCAGGTGGACTTGTAATATTAAATGAAGTGAAAGGTAAAGCTTCAAATTTATTAGACGATTCGTTAACAATTAGTGGTCCAAATTCAATTTTAGTTGGAAATTGTGGCGTACATCAAGAAATAATGGAAGATTATTTAAATCCTCATCGAGAAACGTTAATCAATTTGCATCAAAAGCGTTTTAATAGAAAACCTAAATAA
- the ftsW gene encoding cell division protein FtsW, producing MKNFRSILRYIGRTSKFIDYPLLVTYIVLSLIGLVMVYSASMVPATKGTLTGGIDVPGTYFYNRQLAYVIMSFIIVFFIAFLMNVKLLSNIKVQKGMIIAIVSLLLLTLVIGKDINGSKSWINLGFMNLQASELLKIVIILYVPFMISKKMPRVLSQPKIILSPIVLALGCTFLVFLQKDVGQTLLILIILFAIIFYSGIGVNKVLKFGIPAVLGFLVVFVIALMAGWLPSYLTARFSTLTDPFQFESGTGYHISNSLLAIGNGGIFGKGLGNSAMKLGYLPEPHTDFIFAIICEELGLIGGLLVITLEFFIVYRAFQFANKTSSYFYKLVCVGIATYFGSQTFVNIGGISATIPLTGVPLPFISFGGSSMISLSIAMGLLLIVGKQIKVDQQRIKKQQKVDIRRRFN from the coding sequence ATGAAGAATTTTAGAAGTATTTTACGGTATATTGGTAGAACGTCTAAGTTTATTGATTATCCGTTATTAGTTACATATATTGTATTAAGTTTAATAGGATTAGTGATGGTATATAGCGCCAGTATGGTACCAGCGACGAAAGGGACATTGACCGGCGGGATTGATGTTCCCGGTACATATTTTTATAATAGACAATTAGCATATGTAATTATGAGTTTTATAATTGTATTTTTCATAGCCTTTTTAATGAATGTAAAGCTATTAAGTAATATTAAAGTCCAAAAAGGGATGATCATAGCAATCGTTTCACTTTTATTACTAACATTAGTTATTGGTAAAGATATTAATGGTTCTAAAAGTTGGATTAACTTAGGTTTTATGAACTTACAAGCATCTGAGTTATTAAAGATTGTAATTATTTTATATGTTCCGTTTATGATTAGCAAAAAAATGCCAAGAGTTTTAAGTCAGCCAAAAATCATTTTAAGTCCTATTGTTTTAGCGTTAGGCTGTACGTTTTTAGTATTTTTACAAAAAGACGTTGGACAAACGTTACTTATATTAATCATTTTATTTGCGATAATATTTTATTCAGGTATTGGTGTAAATAAAGTGTTGAAATTTGGGATACCGGCTGTGTTAGGCTTTTTAGTCGTCTTTGTTATTGCTTTAATGGCAGGTTGGTTACCTAGTTATTTAACAGCTCGATTTAGTACATTAACGGATCCATTCCAGTTTGAATCAGGAACAGGTTACCATATTTCCAATTCATTACTTGCTATTGGCAATGGTGGTATATTTGGTAAAGGTCTAGGAAATAGTGCAATGAAATTAGGTTATTTACCTGAACCACATACCGATTTTATCTTTGCAATCATTTGTGAAGAATTAGGATTAATCGGTGGGTTACTCGTTATCACGCTTGAGTTCTTCATTGTATATCGAGCTTTCCAATTTGCTAACAAAACATCATCTTATTTTTATAAATTAGTATGCGTCGGAATTGCTACTTACTTTGGAAGCCAAACGTTTGTTAACATTGGCGGTATTTCGGCAACAATACCATTAACAGGGGTACCATTACCATTTATAAGTTTTGGTGGTTCATCAATGATTAGTTTGAGTATTGCCATGGGACTCCTTCTAATTGTAGGTAAACAAATTAAAGTTGACCAACAGCGTATAAAGAAACAACAAAAAGTTGATATTAGAAGACGATTTAATTAA
- a CDS encoding YktB family protein, whose translation MTKYTFTPKDFKAFDVDGLDARMEALNEYIRPQLHQLGDYFSDFFTSQTGETFYPHVAKHARRSVNPPKDTWVAFATNKRGYKMLPHFQIGMFKDQLFVMFGIMHEAKDKASRAKVFERNFKAIKQLPDDYRVSLDHMKPDKPFIKDLTDDELKEAIQRAINVKKGEFFIARAITPQDKRLKSDKAFLAFLEETFDQFLPFYTA comes from the coding sequence ATGACAAAATATACATTTACACCTAAAGATTTTAAGGCATTTGATGTTGATGGCTTAGATGCTAGAATGGAAGCTTTAAACGAATATATACGACCACAACTTCATCAATTAGGAGATTATTTCAGCGATTTCTTTACTAGTCAAACTGGAGAAACATTTTATCCACATGTCGCAAAACATGCAAGAAGAAGTGTAAACCCTCCTAAAGATACATGGGTTGCATTTGCGACAAACAAACGAGGTTATAAAATGCTGCCACATTTCCAAATTGGAATGTTCAAAGACCAATTATTTGTTATGTTTGGTATTATGCATGAAGCAAAAGATAAGGCATCTCGTGCAAAAGTATTCGAACGTAATTTTAAAGCTATCAAACAATTACCTGATGATTACCGTGTTTCTTTAGATCATATGAAACCAGATAAACCATTTATAAAAGATTTAACAGATGATGAATTAAAAGAAGCGATTCAAAGAGCCATTAATGTTAAAAAAGGTGAATTCTTTATTGCTCGAGCAATTACACCTCAAGACAAACGATTAAAAAGCGACAAAGCATTTCTAGCTTTTCTCGAAGAAACATTTGATCAATTTTTACCATTCTATACTGCATAA
- a CDS encoding DUF4064 domain-containing protein, which translates to MNRKPELIMSWIANSISIIYFLILGLSYVSLKSGDASQKEELIKQLSKNGGKVSLDTITSSIGVLAIILLISTLYGIFATICIKGRRKLAIALFIFAVIISFIALNLLAIILWIVVIFMLISKKEQTEKSYTEKRHKDDEYIYH; encoded by the coding sequence ATGAATAGAAAACCTGAATTAATTATGTCTTGGATTGCAAACAGTATTAGTATTATTTATTTTTTAATCCTAGGTCTATCATATGTTTCATTAAAAAGTGGTGATGCATCACAGAAAGAAGAATTAATAAAGCAGCTGTCGAAAAATGGAGGTAAAGTTTCTTTAGATACGATTACTTCATCAATAGGCGTTTTGGCTATTATTTTATTGATTTCAACTCTTTATGGTATATTTGCAACGATTTGTATAAAAGGGCGTAGAAAATTGGCGATAGCACTTTTCATCTTTGCAGTCATTATTAGTTTCATAGCATTAAATTTATTAGCGATTATTTTATGGATTGTCGTAATATTTATGTTAATTTCAAAAAAAGAACAGACTGAAAAAAGTTATACGGAAAAACGTCATAAAGACGATGAATACATTTATCATTAA
- a CDS encoding YlaI family protein: protein MRQVQCIICDAKVFIDERTTESKRLKNNPIRTFMCDDCKSRLDTPKQRAQHYPLD from the coding sequence TTGCGACAAGTGCAATGTATAATCTGTGACGCAAAGGTATTTATAGATGAACGCACAACCGAATCTAAAAGGCTAAAAAATAATCCAATACGTACATTTATGTGTGATGATTGTAAGAGTCGATTAGATACGCCTAAACAGAGAGCACAACATTACCCTCTCGATTAA
- a CDS encoding DUF4064 domain-containing protein, producing MTGEQFTQIKRPVSRLTEKVLGWLSWVMLLVLTIITMFIALVSFSNNTSIANLENTLNNNAFIQQLLAGNGYNTTQFVIWLQNGIWAIIVYFIVCLLISFLALISMNIRILSGFLFLISAFVTIPLILLIVTLIIPILFFIIAMMMFIRKDKVEMVGPQYYEGYNEPYSDYREPVYERPQPSDEYFDVPKHESEAEKAHTAYDQEKDKYNQFPKRAVESEYNTVETSEGEPSVLSRQAKYKQKSSEELGIEDDGYYSEPEVDPKELKAQQKREKAEIKAKKKEKRKAYNQRMKERRKNQPSAVSQRRMNFEERRQIYNNDITEERNSSEVKDNNKHE from the coding sequence ATGACTGGAGAACAATTTACTCAAATTAAACGTCCAGTAAGTAGATTAACTGAAAAAGTTCTAGGTTGGCTTAGTTGGGTAATGTTATTAGTGCTTACCATTATTACTATGTTTATAGCACTTGTTTCATTTAGTAATAATACTTCAATTGCTAATCTTGAAAATACATTAAACAACAATGCTTTTATTCAGCAATTATTAGCTGGTAACGGCTATAATACAACACAATTTGTAATTTGGTTACAAAATGGTATATGGGCGATTATCGTTTACTTTATTGTGTGTTTATTAATTTCATTTTTAGCACTTATTTCAATGAATATTAGAATTTTATCAGGCTTTTTATTCTTAATATCAGCTTTTGTAACGATTCCTTTAATCTTACTTATTGTTACATTAATCATACCAATTTTATTCTTTATAATTGCAATGATGATGTTTATAAGAAAAGATAAAGTTGAAATGGTTGGTCCGCAATATTATGAAGGTTATAATGAGCCATATTCTGATTATCGAGAACCAGTTTATGAAAGACCTCAACCAAGTGATGAATACTTTGATGTACCAAAACATGAAAGTGAAGCGGAAAAAGCACATACTGCATATGATCAAGAGAAAGATAAATATAATCAATTTCCTAAACGTGCAGTTGAAAGTGAATATAATACCGTGGAAACAAGTGAGGGCGAACCATCAGTATTATCTCGACAAGCTAAATACAAACAAAAAAGTAGCGAAGAGTTAGGTATTGAAGATGATGGATATTATTCAGAACCTGAAGTTGATCCTAAAGAGCTAAAGGCTCAACAAAAAAGAGAAAAAGCTGAAATTAAAGCTAAAAAGAAAGAAAAACGAAAAGCATATAATCAACGAATGAAAGAACGTAGAAAAAACCAACCTAGTGCAGTTAGTCAACGTCGAATGAATTTTGAAGAGCGACGTCAAATTTACAACAATGATATTACCGAAGAACGCAATTCAAGTGAAGTTAAGGACAATAACAAACATGAATAA